CGCCCGGCAGGTACTACCACCTCAGAAGCAACATGCCTGAGCTGGCAAAGCACGTGATGGAGGATGCTGATCCGGATTTCATGAAAAAGTTCAGGCCCGGAGATTTCATCGTTGCAGGAAAGAACTTCGGCATGGGAAGCAGCAGAGAGCACGCCCCTTTGGCCTTGAAAATTGCAGGGGTTTCGGCGGTCATCGCCAAATCCTTCGCTAGGATATTCTACAGGAACGCCATAAACGTCGGCCTGCCTGTTTTGATAGCCGACACAGACTCTATCGATAGCGGTGATGAGCTTGAAGTTGACCTCGGCAAAGGGCTGGTGGTGAACAGAACGAAGGGTATTGAGATAAGAGTGAAGCCAATTCCCGAGGTCATGCTGAAGATTCTCCATGAAGGCGGGCTTGTGAGCTACGTCAAAAAGCATGGCGACATAAAAATTTAATTTCGGTCGAATTTCGCCTCCTTTTTTCAAGCATCGTCACCACCTTCTCAGCGAAACCCCTCGTCAGGGTGGCCATGGAAAACATGTTGTGCACTTCAGGCCTGTTCAGAGTTATTTCCGCTAATTTACCATCCTTTTTCAAAATTATGGGATTCATGACTCATAGGATGCAAGGTCTTATTTAATTATTGCTATCATCTTGAAGTTTCCGGAAATGCTTAAATAATTATGATTATATTGCTGATTACAATTAACATAAGGAAAATTATATAATATTTTGTGAAGGTAATTCAGTATGAGAGGGCTTGCCGTGCTGGTGTTGCTGGTTTTTGCCGTGCAGGTGGCAGCAGCGGAAGACTTTAGACCGGTAGTGTTTGTGCACGGTCTTGCGGGTTCTGCTGGACAGTTCGAGAGCCAGGGGATGAGGTTTGCTGCAAACGGATATCCGGCAGAGTATGTCAAAACCTTCGAATACGACACGATTTCGTGGGCTTTGGTTGTGGAAACTGACATGCTCTTCAGCGGACTTGGGAGCGAATTCGGGCTGAACATCAGCCAGATTATCGACCCTGAAACGCTTGACAAGATACTTTCCAAGAGCAGGGAGAGGCTGATTGACGAAACCTTCAGCAGGCTCGACAGGGTCATAGACGAAGCTCTCGCTGAAAGCGGAGCGGATAAGGTGGATCTGGTCGGGCACTCAATGGGGACGTTTTTCCTGGTCAGATACGTCAACTCCTCTCCTGAGAGGGCTGCGAAGGTTGCGCACCTCATTCTTCTTGACGGCGTCTGGGGGGTTGATGCTCCCGAAGGGATTCCGACGCTTGCAGTGTTCGGAAATCCGAAAGCTCTGCCGGCTCTCGGACTTCCGGAGGAGAAGGTTGTTTACAACGCAACCAACGTTTACTTCAACAACATGACGCACGTTCAGCTCTGCACTTCTCCGGAAACTTTTGCGGTGATGTTTGAGTTCATAAACGGCTACAAGCCAGCAACAACCGACATAGT
The nucleotide sequence above comes from Archaeoglobus fulgidus DSM 4304. Encoded proteins:
- a CDS encoding 3-isopropylmalate dehydratase small subunit, which encodes MKMVGRAWKFGDDISTDHITPGRYYHLRSNMPELAKHVMEDADPDFMKKFRPGDFIVAGKNFGMGSSREHAPLALKIAGVSAVIAKSFARIFYRNAINVGLPVLIADTDSIDSGDELEVDLGKGLVVNRTKGIEIRVKPIPEVMLKILHEGGLVSYVKKHGDIKI
- a CDS encoding alpha/beta fold hydrolase; translated protein: MRGLAVLVLLVFAVQVAAAEDFRPVVFVHGLAGSAGQFESQGMRFAANGYPAEYVKTFEYDTISWALVVETDMLFSGLGSEFGLNISQIIDPETLDKILSKSRERLIDETFSRLDRVIDEALAESGADKVDLVGHSMGTFFLVRYVNSSPERAAKVAHLILLDGVWGVDAPEGIPTLAVFGNPKALPALGLPEEKVVYNATNVYFNNMTHVQLCTSPETFAVMFEFINGYKPATTDIVPQDGDYVKVKGKFLAFATNGDVSGWLSIYPIDENGKRLTRLPVKFMRVKGDFEVRLRKGQLYEFQFRKDFSPIIYHYYRAPFVRDDLWARFLVSKPPLDVELLILPERLSPAAKETSGLLLIRYKEMIGEYDEEIGGVDEVYVNGVNVCTERICPIERAVNGLWVFDRGADGKSDLDREVVRYSIMPFMSAADLVVPAEGTISIAVKSRTGGEESFTIPAWSADRHSIIVQFSDYI